A genomic segment from Clostridium fungisolvens encodes:
- a CDS encoding DNRLRE domain-containing protein: MKRNILIRAICIFLIFSNLLFSSNDVLVYAAENLAKQPQKGEYYGKDINKEAEKVSSVSQTDNKSTKALRKPSVTKSKKEETYTKDKEVVSKRTANSKTYKLDKKTEVQQIFFDKVNFKDEKGNYQEVDNTLNLNSSGGYYENKANDYKVNLPTEITKDKGIAIQKGKVSINLFPMEGDFSRSAAAENSVLYNDVFDGVDYQYTANSDSVKEDIILNRYVDKSTFKYAVSTKGLTLKEEFNSIRGYEAGKQQPTVILSAPVMTDASGKTNNNLTIKLEKKLFGKDIITVTVDENWLKAPERAYPVKIDPDTGFVNSEINVTCAEENAPNTNTLNNGYSYVGTDDGVKSGNNSSITNGFQKTRTYLKFDVNAKVPKEATITSATLEMFQSTSFGNNDREVGLYSVDDSYDITRLTWNNQPKNKTYYSSAMVTPNAHAVDFDIKQIVSDWVNGKANNGILLQYLNETQQCEAFSTDKNEYTTQRPSIKIFYEFVDGVDTNMPFGAPNINLRPITEHDSEGSLKVDGISIDGLVKPTSTVNYELDVENPDFKGSAEASYIYKYPDGAMYSSLFPKAYVYKGKDSNWQADKILTPKLNQLYRIKATATLDGQTSDTGYSDYFQIYQVQAKDTIPYIASFYGVPNSVIMSDNKVGDTLLVEGNTLFIRNPKKNAGKPYTPPSLTDARKKEIDSALMGRKKHCIYGFEPINLLTGNFLYEADDASATDFNGDFSIKRTYNAMEETHDGYFGVKWDFNFNKSLSALADGTIIFSQGDGSTIYYRKGSDGSYSGPVGENLKLSLVNDDSRKNIGYQITDGITTYLFNKMGLLDSQIDEKGNTTKLAYNEDYKLTSITSPSGKIFGITLSDEGRISAITLPNQSVLKYSYDGNGNLVSYIDANGHETKYQYDEKGRMVSFTDAKGNKSVVNTYDDQNRVTVQEDAQGKKIYISYYDGYSETTDANGNKTQYYYDSQYRITKTVKPDGTVETLSYDNNNNVKSSTDALGHTTTYEYDGRGNRLKEHRFDGKVKTFEYDSKDNPISITDFEGNTTTMTYDGNGNLLKVTAADQSTYEYTYNSNNQVATVKDPTGKTYKYEYDGANVSKATDAKGNVYKYYYNAMGKVISVEDPLGKITRISYDGKGNELSTILPDGGIVAYTYDANDNKDSVTDGNKNVSKFEYDNLNRVIKSIDPFGNITTYAYDANGNNIEEKNPAGYTKSYQYDKLNRLIKVIDGEDGETTYERDALGNILSVTDPNGNKSAYTYNYAVNKVEKTVGPKGQTLVNKYDDEGNLLELTLPDGNAKKYKYDNLYRLIQFTDTNGVVTDTTYDNLGRISYMKDSLDREYYYNYDDNGNLINTKDPLGYIVSYTYDGRNQLTSLTDEEGKITNYSYTDTGNLKAVTDPLGSTKSYEYDLSGNLKAEISPNGGKQIYNYDGLNRLTSVEDPLKNITQYVYDKAGNVAKMIDPLGKETNYKYNGNKLQTKITDALGEVVQMKYDKNGNLTSIVYPNGDTVAMSYDESNRLTSETDAAGVKKSYTYDIMNRLISQEDTAGNKLTNVYDDKGRLIEQKDVIGRTIKYSYDLAGNITAKVGTDGNTTTYVYDKRDRVVKVTDAEGKITTITYDGLNRVTGKVEPENKKYQYQYDAVGNLIKAIDPLNYTTSYAYDKNQNLTEVINAKGASKKYQYDALNKLTSFIDEKGNTTALTYDARGSLIKVQDPMNNVTQYKYDALNRLEMKVDALGFDTQYQYDSLNNMTAQIDANGNKTSYEYNKHGLQTKKIDPLGGITEFQYDLNDRLITQVNPMGEKYSYSYDKVRRITSITDPEGYSKSFSYDEFSNLSKEADSEGSTITYTYDKMHRLLTEKNTVGNVTSYAYNTAGNLNSVKEPNGNMSLYEYDALDRVNKTTDPEGNVTKVEYDSLGNVTKVTQPGNRDYKYTYDAASNLESETNPLGETTTYTYNKNNLVDSVTNPIGSKTTYKYNALNLLSETANPVGGITKYDYDKNQNLASVTDGNNNKTSYSYDELNRLVKVADPRGSETKYSYDKSSNLVSMVNGNGNETKYSYDKVGRLTSVANPLGEKENFTYNPVGTLSSHTKSDGTKTNYDYDKLNRLVSKEYRDAEGDKVEGQDVSYEYDISGNRTKMIGLEGETDYSYDKMGRLTLVGFASGEEVTYEFDNLGRKSKVIYPDGKYVKYNYDVLDRLTYAENWNGEKTYYSYDSAGRRKEALLPNGTKVIYTYDGADRITKLENKNKDGVLISSFEYQYDKNGNIINEKAVHEDESYVRTYGYDGSNEITSFTEESHEEDGKVETTKYDYSYDKAGNRIAVQVKDDDEADTETTTYTYNAGDELVSEKTGDTNIKYEYDKNGNRLKKIRPGQKIEYYEYDLEDRLVQLTNPKGEVLTFGYDSDGNRLFSTYGVYFKPQPVKAGDSGSGDSSGDGSTPGDNTSNSGSNSGVNPPKDGSKDNNGSASGNNSNVGYPQNPNNGNHYGYEKGNNPHQEVAVASSTSSSTSAEGKKADDAAKAEEKTATATDTNSEVSKEATSEKAKADSAKEDSKASKAKEEAKTDKSFFTKVGESIKSAVNYIVSLAKKAVDSIVGFFKWLFGGSSEKQQALGGIFFGAKVDKDNEKLDGKGNNNSNNSSNNGKNDNGSSNGNGKDNGSNQDNGNGKNNGNGNGKDNGNNGKGNNKGNNGKHLGWYKRADHPKNPGNQDPLDTPENYEIINYINDVSLENPQVLMTSDADGNYTNAYTYGLDRISIDKLSPDSDVKTDPLFYLYDGRGSVSDTTNSLGQVKDKYRYDPYGQVNHGGFWGSNATHYENFYGYNGEDYNRLSGLDYLRARYYEPESGRFLTRDSYLGNVMQPLTLNRYAYALNNPMMYTDPSGHFSIGGFFKSVGEKIYSGAVYLKDRIVDTYNEVFNSPPDEGNKNDYTTQPVTVPKFPENPLEVSKKNTTNSNRVNSCFSQPQITTRNYSNEVVRKVMDTVKKSCEGTQFLGSQNYDYKEKVSQGTDDGSSELLPYQRDVQNLRNSDNIIDAAKNFGKYLWDRWPGLWGQINEQNALNMGMDPEWAKLTGEFSSTLFLEGFTTITVNGVRAYKNIKTGEVIYDSSVVAGSGIGNIKKGAAEAVKWKGFSKGELAEHFAKHGNEFGDITQNQYLKLAKDFATESNSAFRETKVGNFIIKYDEATRRILVGQEKSREIRTFYKADFRDADPFEAAVNLAKQLSGIK; encoded by the coding sequence ATGAAAAGAAACATTCTAATAAGGGCCATATGTATCTTTTTGATTTTCTCTAATTTACTTTTTTCTTCAAATGATGTACTCGTATATGCCGCTGAAAACTTAGCAAAGCAGCCGCAAAAGGGAGAGTATTACGGTAAGGACATCAACAAAGAAGCTGAAAAAGTAAGTTCTGTAAGTCAGACTGACAACAAGTCTACGAAGGCTCTTAGGAAACCAAGTGTAACTAAATCAAAGAAAGAAGAAACTTATACTAAGGATAAGGAAGTAGTAAGCAAAAGAACAGCTAATAGTAAGACTTATAAGCTGGATAAAAAAACAGAAGTACAACAAATCTTCTTTGATAAGGTCAACTTTAAAGATGAGAAGGGAAACTACCAAGAAGTAGATAATACTCTAAACCTAAATAGTAGTGGCGGATATTATGAAAATAAAGCCAATGACTATAAGGTAAACCTTCCAACTGAAATTACTAAGGACAAAGGTATAGCAATACAAAAAGGGAAAGTCTCTATCAACTTGTTTCCTATGGAAGGAGATTTTTCTAGAAGTGCAGCTGCAGAAAACTCAGTTTTATATAATGATGTTTTCGATGGTGTAGATTATCAATATACTGCAAATTCAGATAGTGTTAAGGAAGACATTATACTTAATCGCTATGTTGACAAATCTACCTTTAAATATGCAGTTAGCACCAAGGGATTAACGCTTAAAGAAGAATTTAATTCAATAAGAGGATATGAAGCAGGTAAACAACAACCTACGGTTATACTAAGTGCTCCTGTTATGACTGATGCTTCTGGAAAAACAAATAATAACTTAACTATAAAGCTAGAAAAGAAACTGTTTGGTAAAGATATTATTACTGTGACAGTAGATGAAAACTGGCTTAAGGCACCAGAGAGAGCTTATCCAGTAAAAATTGATCCTGATACTGGTTTTGTTAATTCAGAGATCAATGTAACCTGTGCTGAAGAAAATGCACCTAATACCAACACGTTGAATAACGGTTATAGCTATGTTGGAACGGATGATGGTGTGAAATCAGGGAATAATTCAAGTATAACAAATGGATTCCAGAAAACTAGGACTTATCTTAAGTTTGATGTTAATGCTAAGGTTCCTAAAGAAGCTACAATTACATCAGCAACTCTTGAGATGTTTCAATCTACTTCCTTTGGAAATAATGACAGAGAAGTTGGTTTGTATAGTGTTGATGATAGCTATGATATAACTAGATTAACTTGGAATAACCAACCGAAGAATAAAACATATTATTCTTCTGCAATGGTAACGCCTAATGCGCATGCTGTTGATTTTGATATTAAGCAAATAGTAAGTGATTGGGTAAATGGGAAAGCAAACAACGGAATACTTTTGCAATATCTAAATGAAACTCAACAATGTGAAGCTTTTTCAACAGATAAAAATGAATATACAACTCAGAGACCATCGATTAAGATATTCTATGAATTTGTAGATGGTGTAGATACTAACATGCCTTTTGGCGCACCAAATATAAACTTAAGACCAATTACTGAACACGATAGTGAAGGAAGTCTTAAAGTTGATGGAATCTCTATAGATGGATTAGTAAAGCCAACCTCTACAGTAAACTACGAGTTAGATGTTGAAAATCCAGATTTTAAAGGAAGTGCAGAGGCTAGCTATATCTACAAATATCCTGATGGTGCTATGTACTCCAGTCTTTTCCCTAAAGCTTATGTGTATAAGGGAAAGGATAGTAACTGGCAGGCAGATAAAATACTGACACCAAAGCTTAATCAGCTTTATAGGATTAAAGCTACTGCAACCTTAGATGGACAAACTAGTGACACAGGCTATAGTGATTATTTTCAGATTTATCAAGTTCAAGCTAAGGACACTATACCTTACATAGCAAGCTTTTATGGTGTTCCTAATTCTGTGATAATGAGTGATAACAAAGTTGGAGATACACTGCTTGTGGAAGGAAACACTCTTTTCATAAGAAATCCTAAGAAAAATGCAGGTAAGCCATATACACCTCCATCTTTAACGGATGCGAGAAAAAAAGAGATAGATAGTGCACTTATGGGAAGAAAGAAGCATTGTATTTATGGTTTCGAGCCAATAAACTTGCTTACTGGTAACTTCTTATATGAAGCTGATGATGCTAGTGCAACTGATTTTAATGGAGATTTCTCCATAAAAAGAACCTATAATGCAATGGAAGAAACCCATGACGGATATTTTGGAGTGAAGTGGGACTTTAACTTTAACAAGTCTTTATCAGCACTAGCAGATGGAACTATAATATTCAGTCAAGGTGACGGAAGCACTATTTACTATAGAAAAGGCAGTGATGGAAGCTATAGTGGACCTGTAGGAGAAAACCTAAAGCTTTCTTTAGTAAATGATGATAGTAGAAAAAATATAGGATATCAAATAACTGATGGCATAACCACATACCTATTTAACAAGATGGGGCTTTTAGATTCTCAAATTGATGAAAAAGGCAATACTACAAAGTTAGCATATAATGAAGACTACAAGCTAACCAGCATAACTTCACCTTCTGGAAAGATTTTTGGAATAACTTTAAGTGATGAAGGTAGGATAAGTGCAATAACACTGCCAAATCAAAGTGTTTTAAAGTATAGCTATGATGGAAATGGAAATTTAGTTTCTTATATAGATGCTAACGGACATGAAACTAAGTACCAGTATGATGAGAAGGGAAGAATGGTATCCTTCACTGATGCTAAGGGAAATAAATCTGTGGTTAACACTTACGATGATCAAAATCGTGTTACTGTTCAAGAAGATGCTCAAGGTAAGAAAATATATATAAGTTACTACGATGGATACAGTGAAACAACAGATGCTAACGGTAATAAAACACAATATTACTATGATTCGCAGTACAGAATAACTAAAACCGTAAAGCCAGACGGAACTGTAGAAACCTTAAGCTATGATAACAATAATAACGTAAAATCCTCTACAGATGCTTTAGGACACACTACTACTTATGAGTACGATGGCAGAGGAAACAGGCTTAAGGAACATAGATTTGATGGGAAAGTTAAGACCTTTGAGTATGACAGTAAGGATAATCCTATATCAATTACTGACTTTGAAGGAAATACTACTACAATGACCTATGACGGCAATGGAAACCTACTAAAGGTTACTGCGGCGGACCAGTCTACTTATGAATATACTTATAATAGCAATAACCAAGTAGCTACAGTAAAGGACCCAACAGGTAAGACTTATAAATACGAATATGATGGAGCCAATGTATCAAAAGCTACTGATGCAAAGGGAAATGTATATAAGTATTATTATAATGCTATGGGTAAGGTTATATCTGTAGAAGATCCACTAGGTAAGATAACTAGAATATCTTATGATGGTAAAGGCAATGAATTAAGCACCATTTTACCAGACGGAGGAATTGTAGCCTATACTTATGACGCTAATGATAACAAGGATTCTGTAACTGATGGTAACAAAAATGTATCAAAGTTTGAATATGATAACCTAAATAGAGTAATTAAATCTATAGATCCTTTTGGCAATATAACTACCTATGCTTATGATGCCAATGGTAATAATATAGAAGAAAAAAATCCGGCAGGATATACGAAAAGCTATCAATATGATAAGTTGAACAGATTAATAAAAGTTATAGACGGTGAGGATGGAGAGACAACTTACGAAAGAGATGCTTTAGGAAATATCCTCTCTGTAACGGATCCAAATGGCAACAAATCTGCCTATACCTATAATTATGCTGTAAACAAGGTAGAGAAAACTGTAGGACCAAAAGGACAGACTTTAGTAAATAAGTACGATGATGAAGGTAATCTATTAGAATTAACACTGCCTGATGGTAATGCTAAGAAGTATAAGTATGATAATCTATATAGATTAATACAGTTTACAGATACAAATGGAGTAGTGACAGATACTACTTATGATAACTTAGGTAGGATTTCCTACATGAAGGATAGCTTAGATAGAGAGTACTACTATAACTATGACGATAATGGAAATCTAATTAATACAAAGGACCCTTTAGGTTATATAGTAAGCTACACCTATGACGGAAGAAACCAATTAACTTCATTAACTGATGAAGAAGGGAAAATTACAAATTATAGCTACACTGATACAGGTAATTTAAAGGCTGTGACAGATCCACTTGGAAGCACAAAATCCTATGAGTATGATTTAAGTGGTAATTTAAAAGCCGAGATTTCACCTAATGGTGGTAAACAAATATATAATTACGATGGATTAAACAGATTAACCTCTGTTGAAGATCCTCTTAAAAATATTACCCAGTATGTTTATGATAAGGCAGGCAATGTTGCTAAGATGATAGACCCGCTAGGTAAGGAAACTAATTATAAATATAATGGCAATAAGCTTCAAACAAAGATCACCGATGCCTTAGGCGAAGTTGTTCAGATGAAGTACGACAAAAACGGCAATTTGACCAGTATAGTATATCCAAATGGTGATACAGTAGCTATGTCATATGATGAAAGTAATAGATTAACTTCTGAAACTGATGCTGCTGGGGTTAAGAAAAGCTATACTTACGACATCATGAATAGACTAATAAGCCAAGAGGATACTGCAGGAAATAAGCTTACCAATGTATATGATGATAAGGGAAGACTTATAGAGCAGAAGGATGTAATTGGTAGAACAATAAAGTACAGCTATGATTTAGCTGGCAATATAACTGCCAAGGTTGGAACAGATGGCAACACAACTACCTATGTATATGATAAAAGAGATCGAGTAGTAAAGGTTACTGATGCAGAAGGCAAGATAACTACTATTACCTATGATGGATTAAACAGAGTAACAGGAAAAGTAGAGCCTGAAAATAAAAAATATCAGTATCAATATGATGCTGTAGGAAACCTTATTAAAGCTATAGATCCACTAAACTATACAACTTCCTATGCTTATGACAAAAATCAAAATCTAACAGAAGTGATAAATGCAAAGGGAGCTTCTAAAAAATATCAATACGACGCATTAAATAAACTAACTAGCTTTATAGATGAAAAAGGAAACACTACAGCCTTAACTTATGATGCTAGAGGAAGTTTAATAAAAGTCCAAGACCCTATGAACAATGTCACTCAGTACAAGTATGATGCCTTAAATAGATTAGAAATGAAGGTAGATGCTTTAGGCTTTGATACCCAGTACCAATATGACAGCTTAAACAATATGACAGCTCAAATTGATGCTAACGGAAATAAGACAAGCTATGAATATAATAAGCATGGTCTGCAGACAAAGAAAATAGATCCTTTAGGCGGAATAACAGAGTTCCAATATGACTTAAATGATAGACTTATTACTCAAGTTAATCCTATGGGTGAAAAGTACAGCTATTCCTATGATAAGGTTAGAAGAATAACCTCGATTACTGATCCTGAAGGATATTCAAAGAGTTTTAGTTATGATGAGTTTAGCAATTTATCAAAAGAAGCAGACTCAGAAGGAAGCACTATAACTTATACTTATGATAAGATGCATAGACTTTTAACAGAAAAGAATACTGTTGGAAATGTAACTTCTTATGCATACAATACTGCAGGAAATTTAAACTCTGTAAAAGAGCCAAATGGCAATATGAGCTTATATGAATATGACGCTTTAGATAGAGTTAATAAAACTACAGATCCAGAAGGTAATGTTACAAAGGTAGAGTATGATTCCCTAGGAAATGTTACGAAAGTAACTCAACCAGGAAATAGAGATTACAAGTATACTTATGATGCTGCAAGCAATCTTGAAAGCGAAACAAATCCTTTAGGAGAAACCACTACTTATACTTATAATAAAAACAACTTGGTAGATTCGGTTACTAACCCAATTGGAAGCAAAACTACTTATAAATACAATGCTCTAAACTTGCTTTCAGAAACAGCTAATCCAGTAGGAGGCATTACTAAGTATGATTATGATAAGAATCAAAATCTAGCTTCAGTAACAGATGGAAATAACAATAAAACTTCGTATTCTTATGATGAATTAAACAGATTAGTAAAGGTAGCAGATCCAAGAGGTAGCGAAACTAAATATAGTTACGATAAGTCAAGTAATCTTGTTTCTATGGTAAATGGTAATGGAAATGAGACAAAATATAGCTATGATAAGGTTGGAAGACTTACATCTGTAGCTAATCCCCTTGGAGAAAAAGAAAACTTTACTTACAATCCAGTAGGTACTTTATCAAGCCATACAAAGTCTGATGGAACAAAGACAAACTATGATTATGATAAGCTTAACAGGCTTGTATCAAAAGAGTATAGAGATGCTGAGGGTGACAAGGTAGAAGGCCAAGATGTAAGCTATGAATATGACATAAGTGGAAACCGTACTAAGATGATAGGTTTAGAAGGTGAAACAGACTATAGCTATGACAAGATGGGAAGGCTTACCCTAGTTGGTTTTGCTTCAGGAGAAGAAGTAACCTATGAATTTGACAACTTAGGAAGAAAATCTAAGGTAATCTATCCAGACGGAAAGTATGTAAAATACAACTATGATGTACTAGACAGATTAACCTATGCAGAAAACTGGAATGGTGAAAAAACCTATTATAGCTATGATAGTGCTGGAAGAAGAAAAGAAGCCTTGCTTCCAAATGGAACTAAGGTAATCTACACTTATGACGGAGCAGATAGAATCACAAAGCTTGAAAACAAAAATAAGGATGGAGTCCTGATATCTAGCTTTGAATATCAGTATGATAAGAATGGCAACATCATAAATGAAAAAGCTGTACATGAAGATGAAAGTTATGTAAGAACTTATGGCTATGATGGTTCAAATGAAATAACATCTTTTACTGAGGAAAGCCATGAAGAGGATGGAAAAGTTGAAACCACAAAATACGATTATAGCTATGATAAAGCAGGTAACCGTATAGCAGTACAAGTAAAAGATGATGATGAGGCTGATACTGAAACTACCACTTATACTTATAATGCAGGAGACGAGTTAGTCAGTGAAAAGACTGGAGATACAAATATTAAATATGAGTATGACAAGAATGGAAATAGACTTAAAAAGATTCGTCCTGGTCAAAAAATAGAGTACTATGAGTATGACTTAGAAGATAGATTAGTTCAACTTACTAATCCAAAAGGAGAAGTGCTTACCTTTGGATATGATAGTGATGGAAACAGATTGTTCTCAACCTATGGTGTATACTTCAAACCTCAACCAGTTAAGGCTGGAGATAGTGGAAGTGGTGATTCCTCCGGTGATGGTTCAACTCCAGGAGATAATACTTCTAATAGTGGTTCAAACTCTGGTGTTAATCCACCAAAGGATGGAAGCAAAGATAATAATGGAAGTGCTTCAGGTAATAATTCCAATGTAGGATATCCACAAAATCCTAATAACGGAAATCACTATGGCTATGAAAAAGGAAACAATCCACATCAAGAAGTGGCAGTAGCTAGTTCAACTAGCAGTAGTACCAGTGCTGAAGGAAAAAAAGCAGATGATGCTGCAAAGGCTGAAGAAAAAACAGCAACTGCTACTGATACAAACAGTGAAGTTAGTAAGGAAGCAACTTCTGAAAAAGCAAAGGCCGACAGTGCTAAGGAAGATAGTAAAGCTTCTAAAGCTAAAGAAGAAGCTAAAACTGATAAATCCTTCTTCACAAAGGTTGGAGAAAGTATAAAGAGTGCTGTTAACTATATAGTAAGTTTGGCTAAAAAAGCAGTGGACAGCATAGTTGGTTTCTTCAAGTGGTTATTCGGAGGTTCTAGCGAAAAACAACAAGCTTTAGGGGGAATCTTCTTCGGAGCAAAGGTTGATAAAGATAATGAAAAGCTAGATGGTAAAGGAAATAATAATAGCAATAATAGCAGTAACAACGGAAAGAATGATAATGGCTCAAGCAATGGAAATGGCAAAGATAATGGAAGTAATCAAGACAACGGAAACGGTAAAAATAATGGCAATGGAAATGGTAAGGATAATGGTAATAATGGAAAAGGCAATAACAAAGGAAACAATGGTAAGCACTTAGGTTGGTACAAGAGAGCAGATCATCCAAAGAATCCAGGAAACCAAGATCCTCTAGACACTCCAGAAAATTATGAGATAATAAATTATATAAACGATGTGTCTCTAGAAAATCCACAAGTATTGATGACTTCAGATGCAGATGGAAACTACACTAATGCATATACTTATGGATTAGACAGAATATCAATAGATAAACTATCACCAGATAGTGATGTTAAGACTGATCCATTATTCTACTTGTACGATGGAAGAGGCAGTGTATCAGATACAACCAATTCTTTAGGACAAGTAAAAGACAAGTATAGATATGACCCATATGGACAAGTGAATCATGGTGGTTTCTGGGGAAGTAATGCAACTCACTACGAAAACTTCTACGGATATAATGGAGAGGATTATAATAGACTTAGCGGCTTAGACTACCTAAGAGCAAGATACTATGAACCTGAAAGCGGAAGATTCTTAACAAGGGACAGTTACTTAGGAAATGTAATGCAGCCACTAACCTTAAATAGGTATGCATATGCATTAAATAACCCTATGATGTATACCGACCCAAGTGGACACTTCTCAATTGGAGGTTTCTTTAAAAGTGTAGGAGAGAAGATATACTCAGGTGCAGTATATCTGAAGGATCGTATAGTTGATACTTATAATGAGGTTTTTAATAGTCCACCAGATGAAGGTAACAAAAATGATTATACTACTCAACCTGTAACTGTACCTAAGTTCCCAGAAAATCCATTAGAGGTAAGTAAGAAAAACACAACTAACTCTAATAGAGTGAATTCATGTTTCTCACAACCTCAAATTACTACAAGGAACTACTCAAATGAGGTAGTAAGAAAGGTAATGGATACCGTAAAGAAGAGCTGTGAGGGAACTCAGTTTCTTGGAAGTCAGAACTATGATTATAAGGAAAAGGTAAGTCAAGGTACAGATGATGGTTCCAGTGAATTATTACCATATCAGCGAGATGTACAAAATTTAAGGAATTCAGATAATATAATAGATGCGGCTAAGAACTTTGGTAAATATCTTTGGGATAGGTGGCCAGGCCTTTGGGGTCAAATTAATGAACAGAATGCACTTAATATGGGCATGGACCCAGAATGGGCAAAACTAACAGGAGAGTTTTCTTCAACACTATTCCTTGAAGGATTCACAACAATAACGGTTAATGGAGTAAGAGCATATAAAAATATTAAAACTGGTGAAGTTATATATGATAGTAGTGTTGTTGCTGGTAGTGGAATAGGAAATATTAAAAAGGGCGCGGCTGAAGCTGTGAAGTGGAAAGGCTTCAGCAAAGGTGAACTAGCAGAACACTTCGCAAAGCATGGTAATGAATTTGGAGATATTACGCAAAATCAGTATTTAAAGTTAGCAAAAGACTTTGCAACTGAGTCGAATTCTGCATTTAGGGAAACAAAAGTGGGTAATTTTATAATAAAATATGATGAAGCTACTCGGAGAATTCTTGTAGGACAAGAAAAATCTCGTGAAATTAGAACTTTTTATAAGGCGGACTTTAGAGATGCGGACCCATTTGAAGCAGCCGTTAATTTGGCAAAACAACTAAGTGGAATAAAATAG